GAGCCCACGAcattttcagaatattatattctttaaatatctcCATATGCCCATATCCACTGTGGAGAAAGTGGCAAGGTTCCCATGGGGCCTAAAATTCACCTGGGAGGGTGAATGAGtgattagtacctattaataccATCATAATTGATGTAATTTGTAGACCAACTGAAAAATGAAGAGGATTCAGCTCTCCCAATTTgttttgttgaaataaatatatgcgATTATTGTAGATAGGCAGGTAagatgataggtacctacataaacactgaatgtatttatacattaattgttgAAGGTTTCCTACATTAAAAACATAGAGAATGGTAGTAAAAAgcatttatcttataataaaagttatgaaaatgaaaaactcTAAACATAATTCtatacaataacatatttaaaatgttgaaaaaaaaatgatcactaaaataatttaggtaggtacttacctacgacctaccaaacattttttattgttaaattatacatatttaatattattcgtcgAGTTAGGGGTGTAGCGGAAGTTTGATAGACATGatctcaataaataaataccgcTATTGCACACCCGTATTatactaagtaggtatctacctacctatatgtccTATATCTAATACTTACACGCAGATGAgaagtggcggatccagggcttaattttcttttttttaggggggggggaatgggggaaaaagtaaaaaaagttccaaaattggctaaacacagtgcAAAACAAAAGGAAAACTACGGTGATTCCCGGGGTCAAATGCTCTCCTTCCcccctggatccaccactgTAGACGAGAAAAACTTCAGCACAAAAATATCAAtagtaaaatgtacaaaatattaaaataggtaatatttacataattacatttaactcATACCTATATCGTTACGGAGACGATTCGCTAGCACTTGGGTTATCGGCGACGGCGGCGATActgctataatttaataacaatatttaagtcgacatactataataataataacaacaacacaCAACactgtaattggaatttatGACGTTGAATCGCATAGAACGCGCGATGAGTGTAAAACGGAAAACTAtacgtttaataattattgataaccaACAGCGATACACACGCGCCACACGCGTCTGAGCTATACCACgcaatatacctaggtataccgggataccaatattatattattattataaaatattataatttattcgccCGCGGTCATTCGGTAGCTACGCCGACAGTGGTCCGTTTGCGACTGATTCTGACTTCTCGGCGCTGCCGCACGTTTCTTACGATAGGCGAGTGTGcgcgtgtaggtaggtacattttacaacacaacaacaataattatattatattatgacggcGTTAATGacgattataattatcataaagaTGTGATAGTGACTATACCTATTTCATTAATActaggttattattataattataatattccggAAACGCGATTGTCCGCTGCCGGGATCGACGCGGCGGTCATACGCGTCGTAGTATTAAAGGGGAAGGGAATTTGCGAAAACTCGTTTTCCCCACCGATATGAATTTTCCCACCACGAAGTTTATGACGActgttatgataaaatataaattgtagttgTTGAAGTTCATGgatcactaaaataaaaaaaaataaagttttagtaatataaacaatacatagATAACTTCAAACTTGTGTCGTAGGTAACACAAACatcctaatactataatttttaatcaatatacaGGGTGAATCTTTTATTAGTGAACACTAATTTCTTCGAAAACTTTTAacgtttttggaaatatattttttttttatacaaaatgatattttaaaaaatataataaatataatatattgtattcatttataagtttttttaattttctaaatatcaaCAATAGTTGCAGTATAACCAGTATAAgtacaataggtactataatataaagcaaacatttttaatttcaaatagtactatcgttgattataaatacttatattatgaagCGCTGCCGTCGCCCATTAGTTACTTATAGGCATGGGCAGTGATATGTAGttctaaaaaagtttataagtaCACGCCttaatcattgtaaaaaataacttgGGGGCACGCCTAACTTGCTATCCACAATTTTCGTTAAGGGTACacgcataaatataaaattagtaggTGGGTATACTCCTTGTAGCACTGTGTACCCTCCACTACCCCACTGATTATGGGTGACGACAGCGCCCCACAACAGccacattcatattattttgtcgatTTTTCGACGTAAATACGGGCCAGTGagctatctataatatttttaatcaattgtaCTATCTGCATACGCGGGCTacgagtattattatagtaacgagttaattagttataagtgCCTATAATTTGAAGTACAAAATGAGCGGGGTGGAATGGTCTGGGGCACCCCGCAAAATGCCGGTTCTCTACTCCGCTAGTCACATGGGATAATCTGCAAACACGCAATATTCTGCTTTGTTAAACGGGGAGTATGAAGTTAAAAAAAGTATGCAATTATTAAGAAAGTAAGACAActtaaaaaatagtgaaaaaataatttgatttgttgtgagtttaaattaagaaaaaaaaacaatatttccaaaaacgtaaataatttttgagaaaTAAGTGTTTACCTTTAACAGAATCaccttgaataatataatacagtagcCTCGCGATATTGACGTCACGTGTCGgacgaaaacattttttgttctaCGATTAATTCcttcggtaggtacctacaacaataCAGTATGTAATACTAACATGTTTTTCAGTGATAACTTTACCTTATATAACGGTGCATCCCCCCTCCTGTACACCTATCGACAATATTTTCCACTAAGAACACTCAATTCTCATTGAAATAcgtgttgttttgttttttttgtgtataatccCCAATTTTGGACCGAACAGTGGCGAAGTCAAGGGGGGTCGTGGGNNNNNNNNNNNNNNNNNNNNNNNNNNNNNNNNNNNNNNNNNNNNNNNNNNTGAAGAAAGGtggcccccccccccattgcctttttattaccttagtaaaaagttttaagAGTAGGGTTTGGGATTTTCTAATTTTCCCTTCCCATTTAGctatgtcgttttttttttatctccccCCTTATAGAAATCATATGCCCACTGGGACTGAAGGCTGCTAATAACCCTCGTGATGGTTCGCGTATGGTTGACGGTTGTCTTGTTCggctgaataataaaattatacatgtcacaaatgtcaaatataatatctatattggctatatgtataatttttctaaCGCCATTAAAACGCGAAACGTGCAGCGATACGCCTAATAACtttgatcataatatatgtgGTGAGGGGAGCTAAGAGTCTTAGCCTAAGACGTTAAGTTCTAAGTGTTAGTTGTTATTGTGTGTTCATACTTTATAGGATAGTAATAAAGTTcagattattgttataatgttataataatatactctattgAGAATAAGACGACACCAGGCGGCCACGGTTAAAACCGGTTTTGCTACATAAATCTGGTGTtctcttattctgaatagactataatatacaaaggtATACtagtaaaaaatactataaatactagtatttataatcattggtattaggtatattaaattttaattttgaattggtAAATAAGACGATTGTAAactgtaataaacaatattgaatatattatgaatgcgTCGAgcgttttaaaaacaatacgaGAATTCTGTAGAATGAATCACGACGGTAAATCCAAATGGTGACTCaaggtttatttaattatttttttacatagtaatattatggtaatataaagTTGTAATCGTATGgactatgcatttttttttcgattggTTATCTAGATCAAGGGTCTTCAACCTTTTAGGCAGCGGGCcagctattattaaaaaaaaaatcacgcaagccgtatttgtaattaaaaatgtattaaaagtaCATACTATGCTTAAAATGAGTTCATGGGCCACTATTAATGTGGACTATAAGGTGGACCGCGGGTTGAAGACCCCTCATTTAGATGAGAACTGCAATTAACGGCTTATACTGGTCATTGGTTGATGACGACGTAAAGAAGTTcttatattaagaggacgtgatacccgcatgtgttttctccgtcttacaagtgcataacatagcaaattatacgcaaagcagaacacgtgtagctccgttagcttaaacattagagtaaattgacctcttataaaatctaaaggtaagattattatctaagcaacctcatgagctttttattatattttaattttaaagcgagctggtattttaaaattgtaaattgtttNNNNNNNNNNNNNNNNNNNNNNNNNNNNNNNNNNNNNNNNNNNNNNNNNNNNNNNNNNNNNNNNNNNNNNNNNNNNNNNNNNNNNNNNNNNNNNNNNNNNNNNNNNNNNNNNNNNNNNNNNNNNNNNNNNNNNNNNNNNNNNNNNNNNNNNNNNNNNNNNNNNNNNNNNNNNNNNNNNNNNNNNNNNNNNNNNNNNNNNNNNNNNNNNNNNNNNNNNNNNNNNNNNNNNNNNNNNNNNNNNNNNNNNNNNNNNNNNNNNNNNNNNNNNNNNNNNNNNNNNNNNNNNNNNNNNNNNNNNNNNNNNNNNNNNNNNNNNNNNNNNNNNNNNNNNNNNNNNNNNNNNNNNNNNNNNNNNNNNNNNNNNNNNNNNNNNNNNNNNNNNNNNNNNNNNNNNNNNNNNNNNNNNNNNNNNNNNNNNNNNNNNNNNNNNNNNNNNNNNNNNNNNNNNNNNNNNNNNNNNNNNNNNNNNNNNNNNNNNNNNNNNNNNNNNNNNNNNNNNNNNNNNNNNNNNNNNNNNNNNNNNNNNNNNNNNNNNNNNNNNNNNNNNNNNNNNNNNNNNNNNNNNNNNNNNNNNNNNNNNNNNNNNNNNNNNNNNNNNNNNNNNNNNNNNNNNNNNNNNNNNNNNNNNNNNNNNNNNNNNNNNNNNNNNNNNNNNNNNNNNNNNNNNNNNNNNNNNNNNNNNNNNNNNNNNNNNNNNNNNNNgcgggtatcacgtcctcttaacttaccactattttataacattttagtatTGTAGATTAACTATTCTCAACCAATGCCcctcaacattttatttactcAATTTACTCTTATTTACTATGCTTAAgacttaaaattgaatttttgtgGTAGGAAGATAGGTATAAGGAAATTTTCAAAACTTGAAGGTAGTAGTGTGGTACTTTAGGCTAAACAGGCTGATTGCATGCAAAAAACTCTAATTTATTAGGTTttaaactgttaaaatattttcaatatttataaacaatattgtccgcattaaaatattcatcagGGAACTTCacaaatatatagattataggtataatattattaaattattttggctAATAACACAAGGTTAACTAAAATCCACATCAGCATGCTTTATTTGTGATATATTGGTATGCATCTATTGGTTACAcaaacagacatttttttaattgaaaccttgtagcctgtaggtaatataactataaattatgaattgtgGACATTTCCCCCGACTGTTTTTGGTGTAGTAGGACATTTCCCCCCAATTGTATaaagtttacaatttatttatattattatattattttgcctattgtcaaatattttcataaatataataaattatagatgtatatttttgacCAACTGAACTAATTGAAtcaaaagcaattattaaattatcaaatatccaaataggtacagttttaacaaaaaaataataatatgtgttcatagaaataacaaaagaatcagttttttacaaatttataatttttatgtctgaatttttagccattattattaattactaattatattttattttatacttattttttttttaaatttttattgttttaagtaccTAGTTCAATGGATcaaacatacacatttataatctattatatttatgaaaataaaaaaaatgtttatatattttatttaaaaaaagaaataatattgtattatgaaattcaatattattattagtcaataataaacttaGAAAAAAGAATAGAGGGGGGGAGAGAAATGtcaatttaacataaattatacagacCCTTTTCATTGATTTTGGTTATGTTTAGAAatgttatatgaattaaaaatgatatggGAAAaacatatactattttttattataaatacataaaaaaatcaacaataaattatgaaaataattactataaatatatttcaggaAGTATAACAATAGTTTAAGccacggctatagataatatttatatagtttatctaAAGCTGTGGTTTAAGTAAagcattttagtatttatttacctgtacataatacatacaatctCTTATCACACAATCatatgttaacaaaaaaaaatatataaagtattgattgaaaaacaaaattaataatatttaaaacttaaaatttatattattgtcaattaattcaatttatagaGAGTTGATTCAAAGTTAATACCAGACAATATGTTCACCAATGACCAAACGTATGGACCGAAAAATTCCTCGGGTTTCTCTTCTTCCacatatttgaatttaagaTCTGGGAATTtctacaaaaacacaaaaataaatgataacaattatGGTACTCGTGTAGTATGCTACCTACTGTGAAATGCTACATATAGGAAAATATGGCATACATACTCttctatgttatatttttatttaattttactgcgGGAAAGTGATTGTTGTTTGAATTATAGCCGTGTTAAGGAACAGATATGTTAGACCGGCAGACCGCCAACCAAAAAAGAATGGTGGCAGTCAATAGTTTAAACACAACATGACAATTGTCAATATATTTGAAGTTTTCTAGTATAACATAAACAcagaataacaatatataacatattaaaattcttaacaATGTTGATCATCAATACATTAAGTACATTTcagttaaataaattgttattaatcagTATGTAAAAACccataaacttttttaataggtaggtagcttTTTACGGTAGGTAGCATACTACACgagtactaaaattattttttggaaagcttattcaaattataattataccttcATAAGGTCTCTGGGCCATTGAAGCGACCAATGTTGCACCCGGGACAACATTGTATTTACATCAGATGAATTCAATAATTCTTCTTCTCTCTCGAGTTTTGCCGAAAAGAATGTTATGACCATGTCTATGTTCTGGATTACGTCATGGAATGCTTCATGGCTCTTCAGCGGCTCAAACACCTTGCGTTGGTAGAGTAGAGCATACACTAAATTAGGATTGTGTATTAGCTGATTGGATAGACACGAATTTATCACTTCCAATACTATACGCAATGCTTCATCAATGGCACTCATCTAAAACATAGGCATAtgtgaatttaatattacaaaatccaGTAGGTCTAGGTAAATCAGCCCTAATCTATATgtttatggtatttaaaaactCACATCTTGGTTTGGGcatcttaaaaatgtttttgacagCACCTCATATAGGCTCAACATTCTTTGACAAACATATGGATGCAGCTGATTGAATTGCGATGACATATTTGCTAATGCCGCAAAACAATTAATGTGTAAGTATTTATCCTGAAAACAGTGTAAATGAGAGATGAGGAGAGTtacttttttgaaatatgacaaaaaaatagttgCTTACTCTCATTTTCAGTAAATTGTATTGTGCTGTTCTCGTAGTGACCAAAATAATAAGACCTCCTAGAGAAATTTCAGACACCACTCTTTCTTGATACCAAGTTGCACCTTTCAGTATAATACTGTGGACGGTTTTGTTGAAGAGTTGATCTTCTGTGAGTATCAACAGTACAATAAGAGCCATGTACATATGTTGAAATCTACTACTCtgtgtattgtaaattgttcttaaaagtggaatcaactaaaaaaaaaatagtacttcAGAATTAATCTCCATAAAATACaagtaaaaataactatttcatACCACTACTTCAATATCAGTGCGAGCCAGAAGAAATGATTTAAAGCTAGGGTTACAGTGTATCAAATGATACAGTAATAAAGTCTTTTCTTCACTTAATGGAGCATCTGGATTCTCACCCAAAAATTGGTATATAACCACAAGATTGTCTAAAATGtaacaaacaatatatatttaacataattttgggaattatttagtcataatttaataactgattttaattttagaacaaTTTTTACCAGATAGTGAAGCAATGCAAGTACGATATGGGTTTCCCTTTGGAGGTGGCGGTGATGTACAGTGATTAATCAATATCAACAACACACTAATTGACAATGAACTTAATGGACTCTGATTCGTTTGGACAGGAACATTAGTACTGAGTGTCAGTATGTTCCATAAGTTTGCTTCAATAATGcaacataaacatatttaaacgtatttaaaaaaaattaatagcaataatattctCACAAGCTAATCCATAGAAAATTCCACCTCCTGACATCATGGGTGGCTTAATTTGCTCTGTATATCTTTGTAACAATGCTTTTGACAATTTTGGTGCATCAATATTTTCCatgaatattcttaaaaaattatgatttgagtcagataagaatttttaaaattaatttaaagacgACATACCTGTATATGATGAGACTACTAGATGGTTGAATGGTATACATTTGAAttgacaaaacaataataatacaatttaaactctCTAAGTGAATTGAATAGGTAGAATccctatcaaaaataaaaatgtaatataaattcttaaattatctaattataacTAGGTGTATAACAAGTATATTGATTACTTACGTTACTTTTAATTCAGaaacaattttaactaaaaGCGCAAAAAACTTGAATGATGTTGTTTCATTTAAATCTTCTGGAACAGCATACTCTTTACGGTCACCTAATGCTACTTCAATTCCATCTGaaacataaaagaaaattaaaattcttaaaatgttttctatattataaaaatattagcaaCATTAATTTGACAATTTGATAGTTAATTGCATACATTAGAcatttaagaaattattgttaaatggcTGTAGATGGTTACCGATACCAGTATTGTGCAAAATGAACTATGATTACCTAAtagattatgttttataaagattacaatatctataatttaaaatcaataaatttcataagacatacaatatttacctattgaatttgtaaatattaaacgtattataggATTGTGATGATGTATTActgattttaaagtaaatttaattttgctataaaagaaactaggtaggtatttgatGAAATAAATCATACTTgacagataaaaattaaattaatgtcttacattaattttatttagctttatatttattaataatacctaataataagattatactattatataaaatatacaaatattgacaaattcaatgaatgtattaaaatttatgaattttgaattatagaaattattatataagcttTAATCACCgactaatattttttcttacgtTGGCCAACagtagaattataattataaaaataatatattattattacgtattacaATTCTTAAATGTCATAAATAAGGTAGATACGATGTATCTATCTACTTAATTGTCTAcattttataagcaattttacttagtacctacaataaaatctTATCAAGTAAAATAATCAAAGTGTGCAACATAAAATCtaagtattgaataattaaattcaaaattgaattagaaaaaaaagttttgaattgaatattgtatttttaaacttaccGGTTTGTAACTCAAATTGATTGATGAGTTCAATTTCTTTAGAATTTTGAACAAGATATTTGAGAAAATATCGAGCAATAAACAGTCCATTGAATACTTGCCACCGTAGAATATTGCTatagaaaataacataaattttgCAATTAGGGGATGCTTTGATTGTCATTGAGTCATTAAGGATTACTTTTCTTCGGCTTCTAGCTTTTGGAAATCCACTTTATCCAACAGCAGTCTGATCAATGTCTTGAAATTGGACGTGTTTCTGTTATTGACAACCAGTGATTCACAGATGCTCTTGAGGCGGTCAGTCAACATTTTGTCGTCTTGGCTGAAAACAGAGAGATGTTTAAACGGTGATAGGACACTATATGCTTATCGATATTAAGACGACTTCTGTAACTTATTGTCTACTCACCTACAGGTTGGCGGGTTCAATGAGAATGTGAGGAACGTGTCCCAGAAAGGGTCGTCTATTGTAATCTCCAGCTCACCGGCCAACCGCAGCAGACAGTCGTTGTCGGCCAGTTCACCGTGACTCGGTCCGGCGCCCATGATAACGACGGACGTTGGCTGCACCCACCTCGTAACGTCACAGCTCTGCTCCGTCAGCTAATGACGTGCCGGTCCTAGGAGCCGTCGGGAGGCCGAAAAACGCATCGGCTGGTGGTCGTGGTGCGCGAATGGACCGAAATGCCGCGTGTCCGACCGACCGGATCGAAACGCAAAATCGACGACGTAAAGAAATACCACGAACAAATGGCGTTTGCGCTGGGCCGGCGAAACagcaacaaaaacaatattaaacaagCGATAAcactaacaattaataataatattaacaaaggCTAgcgaaatattatgttaacaccTCACGATTTCCCGTTCCTTCCGTTCGTCGCAGAACTTTTTCTGTCTACGGTACGCCCGCCGCTGCTGCATTCGTCCGCGTACGCTCTTAATTCTTATCTATGGCACACCGCGTGTTATCAGCTCTGCTGCGACTGATAACGTCGTCGGCTCAAACGTGTCGACGCTCAGCGCGCGCGGCGGACCTGCGTCttcatacaatcatattatCAAATCTAACGTGCCACGACGGCAGATTTAAGCGATTTTTAC
This portion of the Acyrthosiphon pisum isolate AL4f chromosome A1, pea_aphid_22Mar2018_4r6ur, whole genome shotgun sequence genome encodes:
- the LOC100158717 gene encoding dymeclin — its product is MGAGPSHGELADNDCLLRLAGELEITIDDPFWDTFLTFSLNPPTCSQDDKMLTDRLKSICESLVVNNRNTSNFKTLIRLLLDKVDFQKLEAEENNILRWQVFNGLFIARYFLKYLVQNSKEIELINQFELQTDGIEVALGDRKEYAVPEDLNETTSFKFFALLVKIVSELKVTDSTYSIHLESLNCIIIVLSIQMYTIQPSSSLIIYRIFMENIDAPKLSKALLQRYTEQIKPPMMSGGGIFYGLASNLWNILTLSTNVPVQTNQSPLSSLSISVLLILINHCTSPPPPKGNPYRTCIASLSDNLVVIYQFLGENPDAPLSEEKTLLLYHLIHCNPSFKSFLLARTDIEVVLIPLLRTIYNTQSSRFQHMYMALIVLLILTEDQLFNKTVHSIILKGATWYQERVVSEISLGGLIILVTTRTAQYNLLKMRDKYLHINCFAALANMSSQFNQLHPYVCQRMLSLYEVLSKTFLRCPNQDMSAIDEALRIVLEVINSCLSNQLIHNPNLVYALLYQRKVFEPLKSHEAFHDVIQNIDMVITFFSAKLEREEELLNSSDVNTMLSRVQHWSLQWPRDLMKKFPDLKFKYVEEEKPEEFFGPYVWSLVNILSGINFESTLYKLN